ACAATATAGTTATTTTCTAAGTACTTTCCATCCTTCACCTTTTGAGCCGTCCCTGTCTTTCCACCAACACGATAACCGTCAATATACGCCCCTTTACCAGAACCTTTCGCTACAACATTTTCCAATGCATACCGAACTTTCTCTGACGTTTCCTTGGAAATAACTTTTCTTTTCTCAACAGGTGTCTTCTTTCTAACCACTTGATTATTTGATGGATCGACAAATTCCTTTGCGATGTATGGCTGATACAAGGTTCCACCATTTACAGCTGCCGCTACCGCAGCAACTTGTTGAATTGGTGTAACAGAAACCCCTTGGCCGAAAGCAGTAGTCGCTTGTTCAACTGGACCAACTTTGTCTAAATTAAATAGAATCCCTTTACCTTCTCCTTGCAAATCAATTCCAGTCTTCTGTCCAAATCCAAAATCACGAATATATTGGAATAATTTATCTTTCCCAAGGCGATCACCAAGTTCGATAAAACCTGGGTTACAAGAGTTTTGAACTACTTCTAAAAATGTTTGACTACCGTGACCACCAGCTTTCCAGCAGCGTAACTTAGCACCGCCCACTTCAGCCGCTCCATCATCATAAAACGTATCTTTCTCTAAGTCTACTTTTTTTTCATTTAAAGCCGCTGCAAGCGTAATAATTTTAAATGTCGAACCCGGCTCGTACGTACTCCATACAGGTAAATTTCGATTGAATACTTCCGGAGAAACACTTTGAAAATCTGCCGGGTCAAAACTTGGGCGACTTGACATACCTAAAATCTCACCATTTTTGGGGTTCATTGCGATTGCTATTATACCATCTGGGTTATACGTAGAATCTGCAATATTCATTTCTCTCTCTATAATCGTATTGATTCGAGAATCGATTGTTAATTTTAAATCTAAGCCAGCCTCTGGTTTTTTAAAATCGTCCCCAACATTTGGCATTCGCTGTCCTTTTGCATCTGCAAAAAATCTCACGTGGCCTTTATCTCCGTTTAGTTCTTTATCATAATATGCCTCTAGTCCCATAAGCCCCTGATTATCACTACCTGCAAAACCTAATACGTGTGATAAATATTTTCCAAATGGATAGTACCGAATTGAATCCTCAGCAATATAAACGCCTTTTAAACTTAAACCACGCACTTCCTTTGCTTTATCATGCGAAATTTTCCTTCCACCTTTATCTAACCTTACGATGGACTCTTTTTTTGTAATACGTTTATAAATATCTTCTTTTTCCGCACCTAAAACTGCAGCTAGCTTCTCTGCAGTCTCTGCTGGTTTTTCAATTTGTCTTGGTACAACAAAGACGGTCGGTGCACTTTTATTCGTTGCGAGCTCCACACCATTTCGATCTAAAATTTTTCCACGTTCAGGTTCAAAAGTAATATTACGACTCCATGAATCTTTCGCACGATCCGTTAGCATATTCCCAAGAAAAAACTGTACATACCCAAGACGAATATCAATAATTGTGAAAATGAGTATACCCGATATCAGTATAAAAATAAGTCGTTTCCTAACCGTTACGTTTGATACACGCATATTGGAACAAGCCTCCCTTACGCCTAGCTTGTTCCAATATATGCTTGTACCTATTCAATTAGAACTTTTTCACTTTCGTTTCTCTTACTACAAACTCATTACGGCTTCTCCGCCTCTTGCTGTGGCTCAAGCGGTGGCACGAGTGTTACACCTAATTCTGTACCAGGTTGTAATAACGTTCCTTCCGCTACACTTTGCTCCGTTACATATCCTGTACCAGACGGTTTTAAATTAAGCCTTAATGTTTTTGCTAAATTCATAACATCACGAAGTGCCCAACCTTGTATATTTGGCATTGTAGGTTTATCTCCTACTAAGAAGACTCGATCACCCTTCAATGTTTTTTCGGTTGCTTTCGGTACTTGTTGTTGTACTTTCCCTTCACCTAATATAATTGGACGCAGCTTAGCTTTTTCCAATGCCACTTTCGCTTCTTCCATCGTCTTTCCAGTTACATCTGGTACGACAGTTTGCTGTTCTTTTACATATTTTTTCGGATCTTTTACTTCATTTGGTTTAATCTTCAAATACTCTAAACTATTTTTCGTTACAGATTTGAAGATTTCGGCAAGGGGTTGTGCCCCATATTCATTATCTTTTAATTTCGGTTGCTTAATCGCTAAATATACAACTAGTTGAGGATCATCCATCGGTGCCATACCTAAGAATGAGAATATATAATTCTCCCTTCCTATCATATAGCCACCTTTACCGTCAGGTATTTGTGCCGTACCTGTTTTACCACCAACTGAATACCCATCAATCTTATATGCATTCCCTGTTCCCTTTGGTGATGTAACAACGCGCTCTAACAATTGCCTTACTTGAGCTGCTGTCTCTTTAGTAACAGGTTTTCCTACTTCTTCTGGTTTATGTTCTAACTTTACTTTATCTGTTATTGGATCTACAATTTTATCAATTGTATAAGGTTTCATCATTTTCCCATCATTCGCAATCGCTGTTGCGGCTTGTACAAGCTGGATTGGAGTAACAGTAGAACCTTGTCCAAATGTTGTTGTAACTTGTTGAATTTGTTGATCAAATATAATTGTATTTGGCCCTTCACCAGGTAAATCAATGTTTGTTTTTTCATCTAATCCAAATTTGTGAATGTATTGCCTGAAACGTTCTGGTCCAAGTTTTTGATCGCCTAAAATCGCAAAAGCGACGTTTGAAGAACGTTCTACCCCTTCATCAAAAGTAATAGATCCCCATCCTGCACCACCGTTATGATCTTTTATTTTACGATTTCCAACTGGATACGTACCAGATTGATAATACGCTTGTCCATCATATACACCTTCATTAATGGCTGCTGCTAGCGTGAAAATTTTCATCGTAGATCCAGGTTCAAACGCACTCGCAATTGGATCATTTAAAAAATGATGAATATCACGCTTATTCGGATCATAACTAGGACTACTAGACATCGCTAATATTTTTCCCGTTTTTGGATCTGCAACAACTCCAATTAACATTTCCGGTTCGTAATGTTTATCCGCTGCTTTCATTGCCTCTTCTAGAAAACTTTGAATACGCTGATCAATCGTTAAGTATACATTATCTCCATTTGTAGGTGCCTTTACATTTACTTTCCCACCATCAAGAGAAACCCCTTTACGATCTCCCGTATAAGCTACCTTCCCATTAGAAGCACGCAAATACTTATCTAAACTTTTTTCTAATCCAAATTGACCTTCTGCAATCCCATCATCATTCGGTTTCGCATGGCCTATTACGTACGACGCAAAATCCCCATTCGGATATACTCTCGCTTTTTCTGTAACGAAAGAAATACCTGGCATTTTAAGATTTTCTATTTGTTCTTTTTTCTCTTTCGTCAAGTTTTTCCCTAACGTTCCAAATTCCACTTGCCTCTTATCTTTGTTTAAAGTGGCTAAAATCTCCTCTTCGCCTTTCCCAAGTACACCTGCAATTTTTTTAGCAGTATCTTCTTTATCCTTTACCGAATTAGCGCCTTTTAACTCTGCTACAATTTTATAAGAATTCGCATCCTGTGCTAACACATGGCCATTTTGGTCATATATTGTCCCACGGTTCGCTTCAAGTACACCTGTTTTACTATGTTTTTGCTCAGCAAGTTTCTTTAAGTCCTGTTTATGCACTGTTCCTGTTGCTTGAATATAAAAGAATCGGGCTAACAACAGAAAAAAGAGCAGGAGGAAAAATATCATAAAGTAACCTGCTCCTTTATTGGTATGAAATTTACTCATATTTATCTTCATATCCGTTTCACACCTGCTCGCCTACTGTAGACCTTTCACGTTATTCGCATTAATTTCTAGCCCGTGTTTTTTTGCGATTTCAGCGATTCGGTCATAACGACTTAACTTTTCCACTTCAGCTTGTAATTCTTGATTTTCTTTTTGCTGTGTTACAATTTCCTGTTCTATAGTGGCTGCTTCTGTATTAACTTGATATAATCCCGCTTTATTTCCAATAAAAGCTACACAGGCATATAATAAAAAGCCAATAAAAGCTACATACAACAGTTTCTCAATTCTTGTAATCTTCACCTTAGCTTTCGGTTGTATCGTCTGCTGTGGGACTTGAGATTGCACCTCTTCTTGCACAGGTTGTTTGTACTTTACAGCTAAATTAGTCATACCTCTCTCTCCTTTTTATCGTTTTTCAGCGATCCGTAACTTCGCAGAACGCGCACGATTATTCTCTTCTAATTCTATATCAGAAGGCAAAATCGGCTTTCTTGTAATAAGCTTTAACTTCGGCTTGAACTCATCAGGAATAATTGGTAAACCTGGTGGAAGCTGTGGAGTTGTGCTGTTTCTTTTAAACGTTGTTTTACAAATACGATCTTCTAATGAATGGAAGGTAATAACGCTAATTCTTCCGCCTGGCTTTACCATATCAATCGCAGATTCTAGCGCTTCTTCAAATACTTTTAACTCATCATTTACAGCAATACGTATAGCCTGGAATACTCGTTTGGCAGGATGTCCACCTGTTCGACGTGCTGGAGCTGGAATACCTTCTTTAATCAATTCCACTAGCTCTCCTGTTGTTTCAATTGCTTTATTCTCACGATACGCTTCAATTTTTCTTGCAATTTGTTTTGAAAATTTCTCTTCACCGTATTGGAAGAAAATTCTTACGAGTTGTTCATATGACCAGCTGTTTACAACATCATATGCTGTTAATGGGGCATCTTGATCCATCCGCATATCCAACGGTGCATCATGATGATAACTAAAACCACGCTCTGGCGTATCTAATTGTGGGGATGAAACACCTAAATCAAATAAAATCCCATCTACTTCTGTGATACCTAATTCATGTAGCTTTTCTGATAAATAGCGGAAGTTACTCTTTACTGTTACAAATTGCTCACCATAAGAAGAGAATTTTTCTTTTGCATTTTGAATCGCAATTTCATCTTGATCAAATGCAATTAACTTTCCTCCTTCTGTTAGCTGGGATAGTAAATAAGAACTATGTCCCCCGCCGCCTAGTGTACAGTCTACATATGTACCACCCGGCTTTATATCCAAGCCATCTACTGTTTCTTTTAAAAGTACTGTTACGTGTTTAAACATTGTTGCACCTACTCTTTTTCCAATTAATTATGTTGAACGCATCTACTTCTCCTCACGAATCATTATCCGTCAGAAAATGAAATGCTAGTAAAGCACGACTCCTTTAACTTACCACTTAAGGAAAGTACTCTATACAAATAGCCGTTTTAATTTATTATATACTAAATTTTATCATTTTTTGCGGGAATTTAAATAAAAACCTGTCGAAAAACATATTAATCCGTTTACATTTTGTGCTATTTTGTCATATATGTTTGTTTCCTTCCTTGCAACATTCTCCAGAACTTAAAAACTTATAATTCAGAAAAATTTCATTTCAAAGTTAATTCAACGAAACAAAAATAAAATCCTGCTCCAAGGAGCAAGATTTTATAGTTTTATAACATGATGTTTTCCATCCCATGAATAAGATTGCTTCATCACCCGATCAAGAAAATCAAGGCCGAATTGATTCAAATAATAACATATATTCCACACCCGTTCTTGCGGTGCCCCGAGCGGGCGAAGCGCGAATTGTAAGCGACGGAACTTGTTCAGTTGAACTTCATGTTTTTTCTCAACATTTCTTTTTAGCATTCTTTCTAGCAGTTCAATTTGCTCATTAATTTTCCGCTCATTCTTCTCAGCGAATTCACCTAATCCAGGATCTATTGTTTTCACAAACTGTTGTAACGATGTATGGATATCCATTATCCCTTTTTTCGCTTCAACAAATTGACCATCAATCGGTTCTTCTATTTGATTAGACAGCCACTTTTCTCGCAAATCACCGATATCATATACAAACGGATCATTTTCATGTAAGTCTAAATCATATATATCTGTTGTTATATCTCTTTCCATATAACTTATTGTAAGACGAGGAACGACTGGTGGCATCTGGAAGCCAAACACATGAAATACTTGTTGTAATTCACTCCAGTAAGCAATTTCACCAGGCCCTCCGATAAAAGCTAATGTCGGGAAAATATATTCTTGCATAAGCGGGCGTGTTACAACATTATTACTAAAACGCTCTGGGCTTCTTTCCATCTCTCCTATTAATTCTTCGTACGAAAATGAATACGTCCCATCTTTACCAATAAACTTCCCGTTCACTTCTTCTAACAGCACACGCTCTTCTTCAATTTGCATAAATACATGCACTGCATTTGATTTCGTTTCAATAATTGGTTTATATCCCTGCTCCCTAATAACCTGCTGCTGATTATAAAGACCGTCTTGAACACCCTTATAGTCACTTAAAATTCGTTTAAAGAACGGCACTTCTAATTTTCTTAATGCAGGATGATGAGAATCTACGAGAATCAACCCTGAATCCGCGAACAGATTGGTAATGAGATGCGCAAAGAAATCTACATACGTGCGTGACTTCTTCAAAGCATCTTCAACAAATTGTAATACATCCTTTGTAAAATTCGTTTCTGGATATGTTTTAAAAATCTCTTCAATCCAGTTTCTACAGTCTTCAAGTGAAAGATCCGATTCAGAAGCACTTGCCTTTTTCGGATGGCGGTCATGAAAAATCGTCTTTTTTACTTTTCTATTTTTCGTTACAAATATATGATTAATTTCATCAATATCATGATCTTCACCAGCAATCCAAAAAACAGGGACAACCTTAACTCCTAAACTAGCTTCTTTTTCCTTAGCTAACTGTAAAATAGAAATAATTTTATGTGCTGTATACAACGGCCCTGTAAGTAACCCCGCCTGTTGTCCACCTATAACGACGTATGTATTTTCATCCGCAAGCATTTCTATATTTCGAATTGTATATTCTCCAGCCTGTAAATGTGTATTATATTCTAATAAATGCGCCACCAAATCTTGGCGGAAAAACTTTTTATCACGTAAATCACGCAGACGCTGCTTAAAACCATCTTCTGTTAACTGATAATCAAAACATGTCTGAATCTCTTTTTTACCGTTCATATAGTCCGCCACAACACCTTGTAGTGGAACAGAGATTTCTTTTATCTCCATATAATTCTTCCTTTCATATCCTGTTCTCTCACCAATCCACATTGTAGTCAATGTTCAATGTAAAAGCAAAGAATATCTCTTATGCTTCCAATCCTTTTATTGCATTGTAAAGAAATTGAAGTGTCGGAACTTGTTTTTGTTGTTTCTCGGCTTCTTCTATTACATAACCAACAATAGCATTAATTTCTGTTTGTCGTTTTTCTTTTATGTCAGCTAACATAGAAGATGTGTTGTTTGATGTTTTTTCGCACACTTGGCAAACCATTTTCCATAAAGATTCTTTTTTTTGATCACTTATTAGAAATGAGACCTCTAGAAATACTTGCTCCATCGTTTTATAAAAAAACGGATTTGATATCAATTCGCCATTTTGCACCCCTAACAGTGCCGTTAACGGATTAATACATACATTAACTATTAATTTATTACACATCGTTTGCTTCCAATCGTCCTCTATTTGATAAGAGAAGCACCGAGAAGGGAAACAATTGAACATCGCTTCGAATTGATTATACTCACCACGTACAAGCCCAAATTTTGTAACACCTATCCCCGCATGGCGGATCGTATATTCATTCTCTTTTTTCGCTCCATGCTCTACCATACCTATCGCGACACTTTCACAACTCAACGCTTCCATAACATGAAGGTGAGACATCCCATTCTGTAAAAAAACTACTGCTGGCTTCTCCTGTACAAACGGAAGTATATCTGATAAATGATATTGTTTTACAGCTATGAACGTGTAATCTAACCTCTCGTCTAACATATTCTCTATCGGTAAAACACGAGGGAATACAGTTTCCTGTTTTCCATCTCGCATACATATTATACCCGTCTGCATGAATTTTTCTGCTTGCTCAACTGTTCTTGTAAACAATGTAACATCTTGCTTATTTTTTTTAAAATAAAATGCATATAGGAGACCGATAGCTCCTGGCCCAACAACCCCGATTTTCATATTTATTTACACAAGAGCACTTACATTAGAGTGATCTAATATGAGTCTCTCGCTTGCTCCCTCCCTATATCTATATGTTACAAATCAATCCTTATTATATTTTGCTATTTGCATAAAACCCGTAAAAAAGAAATAGACTAAAACTTAACTACCCATTCAT
The DNA window shown above is from Bacillus clarus and carries:
- a CDS encoding stage V sporulation protein D, translated to MRVSNVTVRKRLIFILISGILIFTIIDIRLGYVQFFLGNMLTDRAKDSWSRNITFEPERGKILDRNGVELATNKSAPTVFVVPRQIEKPAETAEKLAAVLGAEKEDIYKRITKKESIVRLDKGGRKISHDKAKEVRGLSLKGVYIAEDSIRYYPFGKYLSHVLGFAGSDNQGLMGLEAYYDKELNGDKGHVRFFADAKGQRMPNVGDDFKKPEAGLDLKLTIDSRINTIIEREMNIADSTYNPDGIIAIAMNPKNGEILGMSSRPSFDPADFQSVSPEVFNRNLPVWSTYEPGSTFKIITLAAALNEKKVDLEKDTFYDDGAAEVGGAKLRCWKAGGHGSQTFLEVVQNSCNPGFIELGDRLGKDKLFQYIRDFGFGQKTGIDLQGEGKGILFNLDKVGPVEQATTAFGQGVSVTPIQQVAAVAAAVNGGTLYQPYIAKEFVDPSNNQVVRKKTPVEKRKVISKETSEKVRYALENVVAKGSGKGAYIDGYRVGGKTGTAQKVKDGKYLENNYIVSFIGFAPADDPQIVVYVAVDNPKGVTQFGGVVAAPIVGNILRDALPVMGVEPRKEQVEKEYKWGDTPTIEVPNLIGMKKNELQTQLVDLKLDVSGDGEKVIKQSPEAGAKVKEGSKIRIYFGN
- a CDS encoding penicillin-binding protein, which encodes MKINMSKFHTNKGAGYFMIFFLLLFFLLLARFFYIQATGTVHKQDLKKLAEQKHSKTGVLEANRGTIYDQNGHVLAQDANSYKIVAELKGANSVKDKEDTAKKIAGVLGKGEEEILATLNKDKRQVEFGTLGKNLTKEKKEQIENLKMPGISFVTEKARVYPNGDFASYVIGHAKPNDDGIAEGQFGLEKSLDKYLRASNGKVAYTGDRKGVSLDGGKVNVKAPTNGDNVYLTIDQRIQSFLEEAMKAADKHYEPEMLIGVVADPKTGKILAMSSSPSYDPNKRDIHHFLNDPIASAFEPGSTMKIFTLAAAINEGVYDGQAYYQSGTYPVGNRKIKDHNGGAGWGSITFDEGVERSSNVAFAILGDQKLGPERFRQYIHKFGLDEKTNIDLPGEGPNTIIFDQQIQQVTTTFGQGSTVTPIQLVQAATAIANDGKMMKPYTIDKIVDPITDKVKLEHKPEEVGKPVTKETAAQVRQLLERVVTSPKGTGNAYKIDGYSVGGKTGTAQIPDGKGGYMIGRENYIFSFLGMAPMDDPQLVVYLAIKQPKLKDNEYGAQPLAEIFKSVTKNSLEYLKIKPNEVKDPKKYVKEQQTVVPDVTGKTMEEAKVALEKAKLRPIILGEGKVQQQVPKATEKTLKGDRVFLVGDKPTMPNIQGWALRDVMNLAKTLRLNLKPSGTGYVTEQSVAEGTLLQPGTELGVTLVPPLEPQQEAEKP
- the ftsL gene encoding cell division protein FtsL, producing the protein MTNLAVKYKQPVQEEVQSQVPQQTIQPKAKVKITRIEKLLYVAFIGFLLYACVAFIGNKAGLYQVNTEAATIEQEIVTQQKENQELQAEVEKLSRYDRIAEIAKKHGLEINANNVKGLQ
- the rsmH gene encoding 16S rRNA (cytosine(1402)-N(4))-methyltransferase RsmH, with the protein product MFKHVTVLLKETVDGLDIKPGGTYVDCTLGGGGHSSYLLSQLTEGGKLIAFDQDEIAIQNAKEKFSSYGEQFVTVKSNFRYLSEKLHELGITEVDGILFDLGVSSPQLDTPERGFSYHHDAPLDMRMDQDAPLTAYDVVNSWSYEQLVRIFFQYGEEKFSKQIARKIEAYRENKAIETTGELVELIKEGIPAPARRTGGHPAKRVFQAIRIAVNDELKVFEEALESAIDMVKPGGRISVITFHSLEDRICKTTFKRNSTTPQLPPGLPIIPDEFKPKLKLITRKPILPSDIELEENNRARSAKLRIAEKR
- the bshC gene encoding bacillithiol biosynthesis cysteine-adding enzyme BshC — encoded protein: MEIKEISVPLQGVVADYMNGKKEIQTCFDYQLTEDGFKQRLRDLRDKKFFRQDLVAHLLEYNTHLQAGEYTIRNIEMLADENTYVVIGGQQAGLLTGPLYTAHKIISILQLAKEKEASLGVKVVPVFWIAGEDHDIDEINHIFVTKNRKVKKTIFHDRHPKKASASESDLSLEDCRNWIEEIFKTYPETNFTKDVLQFVEDALKKSRTYVDFFAHLITNLFADSGLILVDSHHPALRKLEVPFFKRILSDYKGVQDGLYNQQQVIREQGYKPIIETKSNAVHVFMQIEEERVLLEEVNGKFIGKDGTYSFSYEELIGEMERSPERFSNNVVTRPLMQEYIFPTLAFIGGPGEIAYWSELQQVFHVFGFQMPPVVPRLTISYMERDITTDIYDLDLHENDPFVYDIGDLREKWLSNQIEEPIDGQFVEAKKGIMDIHTSLQQFVKTIDPGLGEFAEKNERKINEQIELLERMLKRNVEKKHEVQLNKFRRLQFALRPLGAPQERVWNICYYLNQFGLDFLDRVMKQSYSWDGKHHVIKL
- the panE gene encoding 2-dehydropantoate 2-reductase; the encoded protein is MNMKIGVVGPGAIGLLYAFYFKKNKQDVTLFTRTVEQAEKFMQTGIICMRDGKQETVFPRVLPIENMLDERLDYTFIAVKQYHLSDILPFVQEKPAVVFLQNGMSHLHVMEALSCESVAIGMVEHGAKKENEYTIRHAGIGVTKFGLVRGEYNQFEAMFNCFPSRCFSYQIEDDWKQTMCNKLIVNVCINPLTALLGVQNGELISNPFFYKTMEQVFLEVSFLISDQKKESLWKMVCQVCEKTSNNTSSMLADIKEKRQTEINAIVGYVIEEAEKQQKQVPTLQFLYNAIKGLEA